Proteins from a genomic interval of Novipirellula aureliae:
- a CDS encoding alpha-L-fucosidase, with translation MAVMRKAGVTCCVIFFALLGPMLWAEQAGMAGSQSQETAEQRSERLQWWNAARFGMFVHWGVYSVTGGEYKGKMPTNSAEWMMNKARIPIADYKTENVDKFNPTEFDAKAFVELAKEAGMKYLVITAKHHDGFAMFHSKCSPYNVVDATPFGRDIMKELADACAEQGIRFGFYYSQCQDWHHPGGMGNSWDKTIERVSFDEYVREKAVPEAKQLLTDYGPISIFWWDTPREMSKEAFESLHGVTALQPGIITNDRLGKNSPGDYKTFERNIPRLAPAGQDWEVCMPISGSWGYKKSDTNFKSASTLIRNLADIASKGGNYLLNVSPTGEGTLLPEAVDRLKAIGRWMKTNSESIYGTTASPLGRLAWGRCTKKEVGDGTILYLHVFDWPEDGELLVPGLKSQIEQAYLMADSTALETRRQDSGIVVALPARAPDSINSVVVLKVRGALDIEAGLAMPNEEGSLVLSADVAYIHNNEGADQARVQHQEDTPNIGYWTDENAWVEWSFQVDRPGQYEIIAELAVEQDSSRFLVDLPDQQGLVEVASTGGYGNYVHRSLGKFSIDKAGKCSLRIKPDKGHWQPINLRKLVLKKQ, from the coding sequence ATGGCAGTGATGCGTAAAGCAGGTGTGACATGCTGCGTGATATTTTTTGCGTTGCTAGGTCCTATGCTTTGGGCCGAGCAAGCTGGAATGGCTGGTTCGCAATCGCAGGAAACCGCCGAGCAGCGTTCAGAAAGATTGCAGTGGTGGAACGCTGCTCGCTTTGGGATGTTTGTTCATTGGGGCGTCTATTCCGTAACCGGCGGCGAATACAAGGGTAAGATGCCGACCAACAGCGCTGAATGGATGATGAACAAGGCCCGGATTCCAATTGCGGACTACAAGACAGAGAATGTCGATAAGTTCAACCCCACCGAGTTTGATGCCAAGGCGTTTGTGGAACTGGCCAAAGAGGCGGGCATGAAGTATCTCGTCATCACTGCCAAGCATCACGATGGCTTCGCCATGTTTCATTCGAAGTGCAGTCCCTACAACGTCGTCGACGCCACGCCGTTTGGGCGTGACATCATGAAGGAACTGGCCGACGCCTGTGCAGAGCAAGGGATTCGATTTGGTTTCTATTATTCACAGTGCCAGGATTGGCATCATCCTGGCGGCATGGGAAACAGTTGGGACAAGACGATCGAGCGAGTCAGTTTTGACGAGTATGTTCGAGAGAAGGCGGTTCCCGAAGCAAAACAGTTGCTGACCGATTATGGCCCCATCTCGATTTTCTGGTGGGACACTCCTCGAGAGATGAGCAAGGAGGCCTTTGAAAGTCTGCACGGTGTGACGGCCCTCCAGCCCGGCATCATCACCAATGATCGTCTAGGCAAAAACTCACCGGGCGACTACAAGACCTTTGAGCGGAATATCCCAAGGCTTGCTCCGGCGGGACAAGACTGGGAGGTTTGCATGCCCATCAGTGGCAGTTGGGGGTACAAGAAGTCCGATACCAATTTCAAGTCTGCGTCGACTCTCATTCGAAATCTGGCAGATATCGCTAGCAAGGGTGGAAATTACCTTCTGAACGTTAGCCCCACCGGCGAAGGGACGTTGTTGCCCGAAGCCGTCGATCGACTCAAGGCGATCGGTCGCTGGATGAAGACCAACAGCGAATCGATTTATGGCACGACTGCCAGTCCCTTGGGCCGTTTGGCTTGGGGACGTTGCACGAAGAAGGAAGTCGGCGACGGTACGATCCTGTATCTGCACGTTTTTGACTGGCCCGAAGATGGAGAACTGCTGGTGCCCGGTTTGAAGAGCCAGATCGAGCAGGCCTACCTGATGGCCGATTCGACGGCCTTAGAAACTCGCCGACAGGATTCGGGAATCGTCGTTGCCCTGCCTGCACGGGCCCCCGACTCGATCAACAGCGTTGTGGTGCTAAAGGTCCGCGGAGCATTGGACATTGAGGCCGGTTTAGCGATGCCCAACGAAGAGGGATCCTTGGTTCTTTCCGCCGACGTGGCCTATATCCACAACAACGAAGGGGCGGACCAAGCCCGTGTACAACACCAAGAGGACACTCCCAATATTGGTTATTGGACCGATGAAAACGCTTGGGTGGAATGGTCGTTTCAGGTCGATCGACCAGGGCAATATGAGATCATAGCCGAATTGGCCGTCGAGCAAGATTCAAGCCGTTTTCTGGTCGACTTGCCAGATCAGCAAGGGTTAGTGGAAGTCGCTTCGACCGGAGGGTATGGCAACTATGTCCATCGATCGCTGGGGAAGTTTAGCATTGACAAGGCGGGTAAGTGCAGCCTCCGTATCAAGCCCGACAAGGGCCATTGGCAGCCCATCAACCTTCGCAAGCTGGTCCTGAAAAAGCAATGA